Part of the Virgibacillus natechei genome is shown below.
GCGCAAGTAATTGAACAAATTGTCCGTATTACATGTGTGGCTATTTTTATCAATCTATTATTACCTTTTGGCGTTGAATACGCTGCTGCGGGTGCAATGTTTAGTATCATACTTGGTGAATTTGTTTCCTTACTATATATGATAAATAGGTTCAAGCGAAAGAGAACAATGAGGATAAGGCCACGTTTTTTTGCGTACCTAAACTCAAGCAAAGATACCGTAAAAGAGTTATTCTCGATTGCACTCCCTAGTACTGGTAGCCGTTTGATCAGCTCTTTTTCCAACTTTCTTGAACCAATATTAGTTGCACAAAGTTTAGCCATTGCAGGGATTTCTACCTCGATGGCTACCAAACAATACGGTGAGTTGACTGGATATGTACTCCCATTATTATTTCTACCTACATTTATCACCCAGTCTTTATCTATCGCACTCGTACCCTCTATTTCGGAGGCAGCTGCAAATAGGGATAGAAAGTTAATTCACTACCGAATTCATCAATCTATTCGCATTTCTTTTGCATCAGGTGCTATTGCTACAATAGTGTTATCGCTTTTTGCTGTACCAATATTAACATATATGTATGGCACTGGTAATGCAAGTAGGTTTTTGACTTTTATGGCTCCTTTCTTTATCTTACTGTATATTCAAGCGCCTTTACAAGCTGCCTTGCAAGCCCTTGATTTGGCTAAGCCTGCAATGTGGAATAGTTTGATCGGTGCAGGATGTAAGTTCATTGTGCTCGTATTTTTAGCTTCTAATGCTAAGTTTGGGATTATGGGCGTTGCGGTTGCGATGTCAGTCGGCGTTGTACTAGTTACACTATTACATTTAGTTGCATTACAAAAAGAAATCGGTTTCTTCCTCCCTTTTAAAGACATTAGTAAAATGATTGCCTTAATCTTCATGACATGGGGTATGGGAAGTATATTTAAAAATTTATACGAAAATATGAATCCAAATATTATAATTTTTATTCTATTACTATTTCTATTAACATGTGTTTATATTGTATTTTTATTTTTATTACGATTTATTACGAAAGAAGAATTGAAACAGATACCTATTATTCAAAAATTCGTTTAAAAAGGCTATTTTCTAAATGAGTGGGACTGCGGTTACTCGTCCCACCGAAAAGAATTGTCACTACATCGTCTTTTGTATCAATTGCGATGATTTAAAAGCAACAATACTTGCGAAAAGAGTTTTTAAAAAAAGGTGGCACTTATTATTTCATAATAAGTGCCACCTTTTTTTAGGTTTGTCCAATATATGGCAATAAATAACGTAAATATACATAGATAGAAGAAATAATCATCGATAATAAAACAAATGGAACCCCGTATAACATAAAACGTATAAACGGTATCTTTTGATTCTCCCCCTCTGCCAATCCTGCAACCACGACATTAGAAGAAGCTCCAACTAGTGTTGCGTTTCCGCCTAAACATGCTCCTAATGCAAGCGACCACCAAATAGGATCTAAATTCACCATTCCATAACTTTCAAATTCTTGAACTACTGGAATCATTGCTGCTACAAAAGGGATATTATCAACAATACCCGAAAAAATTCCTGAAACCCATAAAATTAACAAAGCTGTACTTGCATAGTCTCCATCTGTTGAGAGAATAATTCCTCTGGCGATTTCATCGATGACCCCTACCTCCCTTAATCCTCCTACCAATGTAAAAAGACCAATAAAGAAAAATAATGTCACCCATTCTACCTTAGCAAAAATATGTTCAGTGAATAATTCTTTCTCTGTTAACAGCATTAGCAAAATTGCCCCGGATAAAGCAATTACCGTCATTTCCATATGTAGGAATGAGTGTAATAGAAAACCGGTAATTGTCATTAATAAAACAGTAATGGATTTGTAAAGCATAGGTGATTTTATGAGATGTTCTTGTGCATCAATTTGCAGCAATTCATCGACATTTGTTTCCAAATTTCGTAATGAGTTACGGAAAAGAAAGTATATAACCACGAGCATCACCATGTACATAATTAACGCCAGTGGAGCTAAATGGATGATAAATGATAAAAACGTAAGATGTTCCACAGCTTGACCTATCATAATGTTCGGTGGATCCCCAATTAAAGTCGCTGCCCCCCCTATGTTCGAGCTAAAAATAATAGTAAGTAAAAAGGGGAACGATGGCAATTCCAACATCTTTGTTATTTTTAGCATAATTGGTACAAATATTAAAACAGTTGTAACATTATCCAGTAATGCTGATCCGATTGCCGTTAAGATACTTGCTCCGATCAGTAATGGCAAAGGGGAACCTCGAACTTTTTGCGCAAAACGAATGGCAATAAAACTAAATAGACCTGTTTTTTCAGTAATTGAAATAAGCACCATCATAGAAAATAATAACGCTATGGTATTCCAATCAATATAACTCATAAAAACATCATCTATTGTATAAATACCCGTAAGTAATAAAAGTGTTCCACCTGAAAGTGCCACAACAGCTCTATTTATTCGATCCGTCATAATAAAGAAATAACTAACTAGAAAGATAATTGTCGCAAGAATGATATCCATTACACACCTTCTTTCAACTAAAATAGCTTTTATAAATATATATGCAGTAAAAATCAAAATATTTTTCGTCTATTTTATAAATGAATGAATAAAATAGTGTAAATGGACAAACATGAAGGGGGGATTTTTCATGAAAACAAATCAGTTCACCGCCTTAATGTATGGGTGGATCGTTGTATTTGGCTTAATTCTTATTGCAAGTCTAATTCTGGCAGCATTGCTTAGCTTCACAACTTTTGATGAGCCTACAATAACCTGGGTTACACTAATTATCGGAATCATTTCATTGCTTCTCGGTGGTATTACAGCAGGAGTTAAAGGAAAATCAAAAGGTTGGGTAATTGGGGCCACAGTCGGCTTAGGGTTTTCATTTTTTATCTTTTTAGTGCAATATCTAGGCTACCAGCAACTATTTTCCTTGGAGCAATCCATACATCATATTGGCTATATTGCGGCTGCACTTTTCGGTGGTGTAATTGGAGTCAATGTCGTAGATACTGCGGATGAATAATTTTTCGGTGTGGGTTTTACTTCCATGAAAATAAATCATTTTCATCATTATTGGTGAAGTTTCCATTCATGATTGGCTACCCGTTAAACTACGATACTGAACAAAAGCGCAAGCGCCCGTTTAGCAACGTACAAACTGGACCACTTCGCAATGAGATAAAGGAAACATGCCCCTTCATAGGGGTATGCCGACGTTGGGAGCAAAGCCCGGTTTTAGTTGGCCTTCCTTAAGCCAAGTGAGTCGATGTTGACTTTCACCACAAGGGTATAAGTGCGACTTTACTTCTGCCTACGCCTCCGGCTTGGCAATCAGTAAGTCTTCTTTATCGTAGTGGAGGAGTGTGAAGTTTGATAGTTGCTGGGCGCTGGAGCTGGACGTGGCTATTCCAGTGTATAAGTTATCCACAGCTTTTAAATTCTATAGTTTACTATGCAATAAAAAAGAAGTTAATACAAAATGTATTAACTTCTTTTTTATTTATTGCTTAACTTCTCGAATTGCTGAACGGTCATATGTAAGCTTGATACCGTCATTGGATGCGATAACTACTGTATCTTCATCAATCGCATGAATTACACCATGAAAGCCACCAATCGTTATAACAGAATTACCTTTTTGTAGATCTGATTGCATTTGTCTTACTTGCTTCTGTTTCTTTTGTTGCGGACGAATTAACAAGAAGTAAAATATAACGAACATTAAAATTATCGGTGATAATGATAATAACATTTCCATTTCGTTTTTCCCCCCCTTTCACTTTTTCTTTCCCTTTAAAAGTTCTTTGCATTCGGCTTATTGAAACCATATTGTTCAAAGAATTCTTCTTTAAAGTCACCAAGCCGATCTTCGCTTATCGAAATTCGTACTTGCTCCATTAATTTTAACAGAAAATACAAGTTATGATAAGTAGTAAGTCTGAAACCAAATGTTTCATTACATTTTATTAAATGACGAATGTATGCACGGGAATAATTTTTACATACATTACAATCACAATTTTTATCAATCGGACCAAAATCACGGGCATACTTTGCATTCCTTACAACTAAACGACCGCTTGATGTCATGCATGTTCCATTGCGTGCAATCCTGGTCGGTAATACACAATCAAACATATCTACTCCACGAATTGCCCCGTCTATTAAAGAGTCGGGTGAACCAACCCCCATCAAATAGCGTGGTTTATTCGTCGGCATTAACGGTGTGGTAGATTCAAGCACACGATTCATTACATCTTTTGGCTCACCTACGGAAAGACCACCAATTGCATAGCCCGGTAAATCCAAGCTAGCTAAATCCATCGCACTTTGTTTTCTTAGTTCTTCATACTCGCCACCCTGAATAATTCCAAATAAACCTTGATCACCAGGCCGGCTGTGAGCTTCTAGAGATCTCTCTGCCCAGCGTGAGGTTCTTTCTACAGATGCTTTCATATAATCATATGTGGCAGGATATGGTGGGCATTCATCAAAAGCCATCATGATATCTGACCCGAGTGCATTTTGTATGTGCATCGCCTTTTCTGGTGATAAAAACAGCTTTTCTCCATTTATATGGTTACGAAAATGAACGCCTTCTTCCTTTATTTCACGCAGGTCACTTAAACTAAATACCTGGAAACCACCTGAATCTGTAAGAATAGCTCTATCCCAGTTCATAAATTTATGCAGACCACCTGCTTCCTGTATGATATCATGACCTGGGCGCAACCATAAATGATACGTGTTAGAAAGAATAATATTCGCATTCATTTCCCTTAATTCTTCTGGGCTCATTGTTTTAACGGTTGCCATTGTTCCCACTGGCATAAATGCAGGTGTATCGAACGATCCATGTGGAGTATGAACCCGTCCAAGCCTTGCACCTGTTTGTTTACATGTTTTAATAAATTCATATGTTATAGGTGTCATTATATTCGTTCCTCTACTATAAAATTAACATCGCATCTCCAAAGCTGAAAAATCGATAACGCTCTATTACAGCTTCATTATATGCTTTAAGCGTCGTCTCTTTATCCGTTAAAGCACTAACAAGCATAATTAAGGTAGACTTTGGTAGATGGAAATTTGTAATTAATCCATCAATTGCCTGAAATTTGTATGGTGGATAGATAAATATATCCGTCCAACCGCTTGTTTCCACAAACTCTCCCTTATTATCCTGGATAATGGTCTCAAGCGTCCTCGTTGAAGTTGTACCAACAGAAATAATTCTTCCGTTATTCTGCTTCACATTTGTTAGCAATTCGGCAGTTTCTTTTGACATCTGATAAAATTCAGCATGCATTTTATGATCATCAATATGATCCACGCTTACTGGCCGAAATGTACCAAGACCAACATGTAACGTAATAAAAGCAATTTTCACTCCAATTGATTGAATCTCATCTAACAATTCATTTGTAAAATGTAATCCTGCTGTTGGCGCTGCAGCAGAGCCTTCTTCTCTTGCAAAAACAGTCTGATACCGCTCTTTTTCCGGCAGCTGTTCTTTTATATACGGAGGTAGTGGCATTTCTCCAAGTCCATCCAGAACTTCATAAAAAATTCCTTCATAGGAAAACTTAAAAATACGACCACCATGATCTTTAAATCCAGTGCAAACTGCTTTCAGCTTACCCTCACCAAAACTAATTTCTGTTCCAAGTTTAACTTTTTTTGCTGGTTTTGCTAATACTTCCCAATGATCTTCTTCTATTTGGTGAAGCAACAATATTTCCACATTTGCTCCAGTATCTTTTTTTACTCCGTAAAGTCTTGCAGGTAAGACACGGGTATCATTTAGGACGAGGCAATCCCCTTTTTTAAAATACCCTTTAATATCTGTAAAATGTTTATGGTTTACGTCCTTCGTATCTCGGTTTAAAACGAGCATACGAGAAGCTGTTCGATCCCATAATGGGGTCTGCGCGATCAATTCTTCTGGTAAATCAAAATCAAAATCTTCTATATTCATGGTGAATCTCCTTATTTAAAGTAAACCTGCATCTAGTGGGTTCTCTAACGAAACCTTCCAATTATAAAAAAGATCAGTGTCAATACAATGCTTACAACGATCGATGTCATGATCGGAAAATGAAAGGAAAAATTTCCTCTTCTAAAGCTAATATCCCCTGGCAGCCTACCAATGAATGTCCAAATAATACCGATGATCAGAAAAACAATACCTAGAATGATAAAAAGTTTTCCAATAGACATTATGTATCATCCACTTTCATTCCAAAGTGCTCATATGCTTTTGAAGTTACCACTCTTCCCCTTGGTGTACGCTGAATAAATCCGATTTGTAATAAATATGGTTCGTATACATCTTCAATCGTTTGAGATTCCTCACCAATCGTTGCGGCAATTGTATCTAAACCAACTGGACGGCCTTGAAAGCTTTCCATGATCCCTTTTAGAAGCTTATGATCCATATGGTCAAGTCCTACATCATCAACTTGAAGCATCTCCAATGCAAGGTTAGTTGTTTTTAAGCTAATTTCAGTTTCCCCTTTAACTTGCGATATATCACGAATTCGCTTTAGTAATCGATTTGCGATACGCGGTGTCCCTCGCGACCTTCGAGCTACTTCGGCTGCGGCAATATCTGTAATTGTTGTTTGAAAAATAGATGCTGTTCTTTCTACAATCAGTTGTAAATCTTCAGGTTCGTAAAATTCCAACCTACTTAAGACTCCGAAACGGTCCCGAAGTGGTGCTGACAAAAGACCTGCCCTTGTGGTAGCACCTACTAATGTAAATGGTGGTAGATCAATTCGAACCGACCTAGCACTTGGCCCCGTTCCAATTACAATATCAAGAAAGAAATCCTCCATTGCAGGATATAGAACTTCCTCTACCGCTCTAGGGAGTCGATGAATCTCATCGATAAATAACACATCACCAGGTTCTAGTGAGGAAAGAATCGCAGCCAAATCACCAGCACGTTCAATAGCAGGCCCAGAGGTCGTACGAAAATGAACACCCATCTCATTTGCAATTATCGCTGCTAATGTGGTTTTGCCAAGCCCAGGTGGCCCATACAATAATACATGATCAAGCGGCTCTTCACGCATTTTAGCGGCTTGAATAAATATACTTAAATTTTCTTTTATTTTATGTTGACCAATATATTGATTCAGTGTTGTGGGCCGGAGGCTATACTCAATCGATGATTCTTCGTCCTGTAATTCTCCTGCAACCATGCGCTCCTCCATCATTATCCCCCCTTATT
Proteins encoded:
- the spoVB gene encoding stage V sporulation protein B, with the protein product MTKQTFLQGALILIFAGMITRFLGFINRLVVARMMGEEGVGLYMMALPTLFLVMTLTQLGLPVAIAKRVAEAEANNDQVKIKKILIVSLIITGISSIVFTIGMVLAAPFIATTLLTDDRTLFPLLAISPIVPIVAISSVLRGYFQGKQNMKPQSYAQVIEQIVRITCVAIFINLLLPFGVEYAAAGAMFSIILGEFVSLLYMINRFKRKRTMRIRPRFFAYLNSSKDTVKELFSIALPSTGSRLISSFSNFLEPILVAQSLAIAGISTSMATKQYGELTGYVLPLLFLPTFITQSLSIALVPSISEAAANRDRKLIHYRIHQSIRISFASGAIATIVLSLFAVPILTYMYGTGNASRFLTFMAPFFILLYIQAPLQAALQALDLAKPAMWNSLIGAGCKFIVLVFLASNAKFGIMGVAVAMSVGVVLVTLLHLVALQKEIGFFLPFKDISKMIALIFMTWGMGSIFKNLYENMNPNIIIFILLLFLLTCVYIVFLFLLRFITKEELKQIPIIQKFV
- a CDS encoding ArsB/NhaD family transporter, whose product is MDIILATIIFLVSYFFIMTDRINRAVVALSGGTLLLLTGIYTIDDVFMSYIDWNTIALLFSMMVLISITEKTGLFSFIAIRFAQKVRGSPLPLLIGASILTAIGSALLDNVTTVLIFVPIMLKITKMLELPSFPFLLTIIFSSNIGGAATLIGDPPNIMIGQAVEHLTFLSFIIHLAPLALIMYMVMLVVIYFLFRNSLRNLETNVDELLQIDAQEHLIKSPMLYKSITVLLMTITGFLLHSFLHMEMTVIALSGAILLMLLTEKELFTEHIFAKVEWVTLFFFIGLFTLVGGLREVGVIDEIARGIILSTDGDYASTALLILWVSGIFSGIVDNIPFVAAMIPVVQEFESYGMVNLDPIWWSLALGACLGGNATLVGASSNVVVAGLAEGENQKIPFIRFMLYGVPFVLLSMIISSIYVYLRYLLPYIGQT
- a CDS encoding TIGR04086 family membrane protein, translated to MKTNQFTALMYGWIVVFGLILIASLILAALLSFTTFDEPTITWVTLIIGIISLLLGGITAGVKGKSKGWVIGATVGLGFSFFIFLVQYLGYQQLFSLEQSIHHIGYIAAALFGGVIGVNVVDTADE
- the yajC gene encoding preprotein translocase subunit YajC produces the protein MEMLLSLSPIILMFVIFYFLLIRPQQKKQKQVRQMQSDLQKGNSVITIGGFHGVIHAIDEDTVVIASNDGIKLTYDRSAIREVKQ
- the tgt gene encoding tRNA guanosine(34) transglycosylase Tgt — translated: MTPITYEFIKTCKQTGARLGRVHTPHGSFDTPAFMPVGTMATVKTMSPEELREMNANIILSNTYHLWLRPGHDIIQEAGGLHKFMNWDRAILTDSGGFQVFSLSDLREIKEEGVHFRNHINGEKLFLSPEKAMHIQNALGSDIMMAFDECPPYPATYDYMKASVERTSRWAERSLEAHSRPGDQGLFGIIQGGEYEELRKQSAMDLASLDLPGYAIGGLSVGEPKDVMNRVLESTTPLMPTNKPRYLMGVGSPDSLIDGAIRGVDMFDCVLPTRIARNGTCMTSSGRLVVRNAKYARDFGPIDKNCDCNVCKNYSRAYIRHLIKCNETFGFRLTTYHNLYFLLKLMEQVRISISEDRLGDFKEEFFEQYGFNKPNAKNF
- the queA gene encoding tRNA preQ1(34) S-adenosylmethionine ribosyltransferase-isomerase QueA — encoded protein: MNIEDFDFDLPEELIAQTPLWDRTASRMLVLNRDTKDVNHKHFTDIKGYFKKGDCLVLNDTRVLPARLYGVKKDTGANVEILLLHQIEEDHWEVLAKPAKKVKLGTEISFGEGKLKAVCTGFKDHGGRIFKFSYEGIFYEVLDGLGEMPLPPYIKEQLPEKERYQTVFAREEGSAAAPTAGLHFTNELLDEIQSIGVKIAFITLHVGLGTFRPVSVDHIDDHKMHAEFYQMSKETAELLTNVKQNNGRIISVGTTSTRTLETIIQDNKGEFVETSGWTDIFIYPPYKFQAIDGLITNFHLPKSTLIMLVSALTDKETTLKAYNEAVIERYRFFSFGDAMLIL
- a CDS encoding DUF2905 domain-containing protein is translated as MSIGKLFIILGIVFLIIGIIWTFIGRLPGDISFRRGNFSFHFPIMTSIVVSIVLTLIFFIIGRFR
- the ruvB gene encoding Holliday junction branch migration DNA helicase RuvB; the encoded protein is MEERMVAGELQDEESSIEYSLRPTTLNQYIGQHKIKENLSIFIQAAKMREEPLDHVLLYGPPGLGKTTLAAIIANEMGVHFRTTSGPAIERAGDLAAILSSLEPGDVLFIDEIHRLPRAVEEVLYPAMEDFFLDIVIGTGPSARSVRIDLPPFTLVGATTRAGLLSAPLRDRFGVLSRLEFYEPEDLQLIVERTASIFQTTITDIAAAEVARRSRGTPRIANRLLKRIRDISQVKGETEISLKTTNLALEMLQVDDVGLDHMDHKLLKGIMESFQGRPVGLDTIAATIGEESQTIEDVYEPYLLQIGFIQRTPRGRVVTSKAYEHFGMKVDDT